The genomic region ATCCAAGTTGCTGCGCGATGGCGAGAATGATATGCGTTCGCTGAAATCCCATCTGGAGCAGTTGAAGACTTTGACACAACTGGACGCTGCATGACATCCTGTAGCCACCGCGCTATTAGCGCGCACGGACAACAAGTCCACAGATGCAGTGTGCGGGACTGCATACTTGCAGGTGACTCCTGACAGATCCTTCTTTGTAGCATACATCCTGAGATGTTGGTCGGTGCCGGCCGTGTACAGTCTGTCGCCCTTTGGAGAGAAACCAGCAGCCGTCACTGTGAGGAACAGCCTAGGATCCTGCGTCTCTCGCATCGCGTGTAGGCCGTTCACATTCTTCTCGTTGTCAACGAGTGGGCGATGTACATGGTGTTCCACAAGTTCACGCAGCTCGCCACCCTTTGCATCGCCGATGAGGAGGTTCCTTGACATGTTGTATTGCATACTCGTGGCATCAGATATGGCGATGGAACCCGCCACGAAACGATCATCGTTGGCCGACCATGACAATGCCACAACGTCACCGGACGTGCCGTGATATTGCTTCTGGATGCTATGAGACTTCACGACGTGGTTCTTCAGCTCCTCAGTAACCCCTCGCACCGATGTACCCCAAGCACGCATACCGGTAAGGCCAAGCTCACGCATCCGCAATGCACGAGACGCTGAATTTGGATGGATCAGGTCTTGTTTGAGCAAGTAATTGGGATGAGACATGTCGCCGTCCTTCATAGCAGTCGCTGCTGATTCTATGATCTCCCGGCCAGCATTGCGTACAGAGGCCCAGGAGACAAGTCCATCGATGGCAGAGGGGCCTCCGACCCTAGCGCCTCGCTTGCGAACAGGTGCTGCACGCTGCTCCGGCGAAGGTTTTCTGATGTTCTGCTTGGGCACAGTCGGTCTGACCACAGGAGGAGCGATCCTTTGAGGTCGTGTAGGAACGTTCTGAGCAGGTTCTAGTCGTTGTCCCTTTACTTTCGTAGAGTAATGGACTTGAACAGAGCCTAGAGACCGTCCCGGAAAGTAGGAGATAATCTCGTCCCATGAAAGACCATCCACCTCCTTCAGACGCTTCAACAGTCTCCGGTCCTCAATCGTGTAAGGTGCATTGCGTTTACCAGTGGCCGCTGTGACGAGCCCGGCGGGGGACACCACTGGGGCATCATCTCTGGTCGTTGATAAACTATGATCCGAGTCAGACGTCCTCAGGGTGGCCGCGTTAATGGCAATTTGTGCTTCCAGTTCTTTATCCAAGGAGGATTTAGCCACCGTGCTAACAGCTCGTGGGAGGTCCGCTGCAGACCGTGGGATGCTCGTGACGGTGCGTTGGAATGGCCTAGGGGCAGGCAGATCCGGCTCGTCAGAGTATGAGACTCTTTCGCCGAAGGGATCAGTCTTGTCGACTGAGCTTGGTCGAGTCTTTGGGTCGATGTCTGTAACTTTGAAACTCTTCTGAGCCGCATTGGCACCATCGTCGGTCCTGCGACGCTTGATAGCAGCCTCAATAGCTTGGTAAGGGTCAATTGATGCGACAGTCCGTTTGAAGTTTTGTTGAACGCCTGTAACTCCAGGCGCTGCGGCTACGGTCATCAGACCAGCACCGGAGTACGAATCCTCGTTGGAAGTGTTGGCCCGCGGTATAAAATCCGGTCGTTGAGGTATTGATGCCGGCTTCCCAGCTGAAATGGGGGATGGATTGCTACCTGACCATGGTCTGCCAGATGTGTCGCCAGAACCTGGGCCAGCTGCAGCAGATCGCTGAAGTGGCTGCTTCAACACGACCTGCGCGTCGGACTTCCTTGGTTGTGCCTTATGAACTGCGTTCTCCCTAACAGGCACTTGTGACACCCGGCGATCTTTGTACCGCTGATCTTTGTCGATTCCACCACTGCTTCGCTGCTCTGCCTGCGGAGACCCAAAGCCTCGCTTGCCCATGCTGGAGCGCAATTGTTCGAGGCTAGCATTGTCGTTCGCTGCGACTCCCGCTAGCAGTGCAGCCAGCGAAGCTCCTCCTGGTGAGCCGTTGTGGTGTGAACCTCTTCTCTCGCCATTTGAATTGTTCTGTCGCGTCTCTTCGCTGGCTCGTGGTATGTGCGACACATTATAACTGCTGTCCCCGACGGATCCATTTACGAAGCCCACACTGTGGCCATTGGCTCTCGCTGGCAGGAAGACATTCGGCTGTGCCTGCTGGGCTCGTGGTGTACCGTTGTTGGAATGGCTCTGCTGAGGTCGCTGAGGTCCATCGGCCTTCCCAACGCTGCCATTTTGACCGCTCGTGCTTCCAGTACCGGTGAATTTCTCCTTACGTGGTGCAAAGCTACTCAATGCCGACTTTGGTGGTGATGGCTCATCGTCTTCGTCGCTGGAGCACAAGTCTATGACCGACATGTTGTTCCGCTGGCGCTGGCATGAAACTCGTGCAGCATCGCAATTCGGATCAGAAGGTGAGCAATGAGCGCCATGTATGCAGAAGGAGAAGAGAAGTTGTACGGCGAAGCTGTTGAGCCAGCAAAGCTCACCTGAAGGATGTCTCGACAGCAACGCGAAAGTTATTGCAAAGTGAAGGTCGACGCGGGGGAACGCGTAGAGTGCTCGAAACGCGGAAGGTGCCGCCGACATCACTGCAACATGTGAGCAGCAACGATATATGCCGATGCATGTGATGAGCGAAAGCATATGATGAGAAAGGTGAGATCAAAAGCGCTGAGATGCGGTACGTGTGATAGAAAACGGGCATGTGATCCTTGGAGCATGTCTCCATCAAGCTTCAATAGTACCACCATCAGTCTATCTAATGTGCATTGAGCCCAAATAAACCGCCCCTCCAACATACGGCTGCTGCTACTATCTTGGAGTATCGCCGTCGGTCCACTTGACTCATTGCGGCATGGTGGGCGACCGCAATCTCTGGCCCAAACCACTCTGGAAGTGATGTCGACTGCCAGAACCACACCGAATGGGACGTGGCGTGAGCCAGCTGTGAACCTCGCTTCCTTTGTCGCGAGGCTGTGTCATGAGGCAAGCGTCGACCGTCGTGTTCTCTGCGAGCATACCTCCGAGTAGAGGTC from Fulvia fulva chromosome 2, complete sequence harbors:
- a CDS encoding Rik1-associated factor 1; its protein translation is MSVIDLCSSDEDDEPSPPKSALSSFAPRKEKFTGTGSTSGQNGSVGKADGPQRPQQSHSNNGTPRAQQAQPNVFLPARANGHSVGFVNGSVGDSSYNVSHIPRASEETRQNNSNGERRGSHHNGSPGGASLAALLAGVAANDNASLEQLRSSMGKRGFGSPQAEQRSSGGIDKDQRYKDRRVSQVPVRENAVHKAQPRKSDAQVVLKQPLQRSAAAGPGSGDTSGRPWSGSNPSPISAGKPASIPQRPDFIPRANTSNEDSYSGAGLMTVAAAPGVTGVQQNFKRTVASIDPYQAIEAAIKRRRTDDGANAAQKSFKVTDIDPKTRPSSVDKTDPFGERVSYSDEPDLPAPRPFQRTVTSIPRSAADLPRAVSTVAKSSLDKELEAQIAINAATLRTSDSDHSLSTTRDDAPVVSPAGLVTAATGKRNAPYTIEDRRLLKRLKEVDGLSWDEIISYFPGRSLGSVQVHYSTKVKGQRLEPAQNVPTRPQRIAPPVVRPTVPKQNIRKPSPEQRAAPVRKRGARVGGPSAIDGLVSWASVRNAGREIIESAATAMKDGDMSHPNYLLKQDLIHPNSASRALRMRELGLTGMRAWGTSVRGVTEELKNHVVKSHSIQKQYHGTSGDVVALSWSANDDRFVAGSIAISDATSMQYNMSRNLLIGDAKGGELRELVEHHVHRPLVDNEKNVNGLHAMRETQDPRLFLTVTAAGFSPKGDRLYTAGTDQHLRMYATKKDLSGVTCKYAVPHTASVDLLSVRANSAVATGCHAASSCVKVFNCSRWDFSERISFSPSRSNLDVSVPIYPSALKWGQAHHHSNYLLAGFAGDEEKAHAGETCLWDVTTGQSVDLRTATRNVFDVAWNPFPSSASVAFAVAALSTGTQVSKGTRGVVHLFAPNQQYARRVKTLECRARDLNDVVFCPHDDKLVATGSADGTVYIWDLRASVDVPLHTLNHGSSVLVEDSPDTGVRFLSWGATASRLYSGSSDGIVKVWNPYRSSDNTHIEDIAAPSHQRSAVMSAAFNSDYRELLVGTENGRIDLFSIGGQTRAKPQHFKLHTAPPPRQKRQEPFEAARSLLATGQIELRPCGSMPFRQAVQGPNYSGPFLAPPADETMQAEATYQDALTAQHEASMKSAARMADPGDDEDLLKASKKVHEAQRTIDDLQERLEHFTFAQPKAEQFQRSLLRAEEAHNVLTALAHDTAPCSLECNFLPSADEREDSGRSELRIPGTLRAMDLNAARAKDEELDDACAMCFPRNVLVMNKHPVRIHCASCSLKRANLNTTCSRCSAPARAEIDKTKPTLCERCSFPCFRCGQTANLETNPDGVNVVTCPHCALVWEADVLGYKLVSSTGRGQIRRRLSPEGFPDRIGRHWDGFADDEREHYASLWEETPQDQWL